The following are encoded in a window of Phaseolus vulgaris cultivar G19833 chromosome 3, P. vulgaris v2.0, whole genome shotgun sequence genomic DNA:
- the LOC137806563 gene encoding F-box/kelch-repeat protein At1g23390-like: METCSEEREKTDHSEAPIQGDILEIIFSHLPLIHLVSPSHVSRAWNRALSTSLRHVNPVKPWLTLHIQNPRALHLTTTFAYDPRSRTWFQIHAPHPNHTSPLRASHSTLLYTLSPCEFAFSLDPLRLHWHHACSPRVSRIDPIVARVGPRIVLAGGACDFEDDPLAVEVYDMESRAWTRCQSMPAILKDSSASTWLSTAVVGERMYVTEKNSGVTYSLDCNTMTWNGPLEVRPDRSVFHCVTGAIGGRLMVAGMVGEAEKVEEVKLWEVKGELALESELGYWCEELAAMPKELMVKIMGTGSIEVNWIGNSVYFQNLWKAEEIVVCEVGNNGGSCEWESVRNVTVSDVSRMQRTVFCGAHVGLQDLKKAINKNCMFVEKVV, encoded by the coding sequence ATGGAAACATGCAGTGAGGAAAGAGAAAAGACGGACCATAGCGAAGCTCCCATTCAAGGAGACATCTTAGAGATTATATTCTCTCACTTGCCACTCATCCACCTCGTCTCACCTTCTCACGTGTCACGTGCATGGAACCGTGCACTCTCCACCTCCCTCCGCCACGTCAACCCCGTCAAACCCTGGCTCACGCTGCACATCCAGAACCCCCGTGCACTGCACCTCACCACCACCTTCGCCTACGACCCACGCTCCCGCACCTGGTTCCAAATCCACGCGCCGCATCCCAACCACACCTCCCCCCTGCGCGCCTCGCACTCCACACTCCTATACACGCTCTCTCCCTGCGAGTTCGCCTTCTCCCTCGACCCCCTCCGTCTCCACTGGCACCACGCGTGTTCCCCACGCGTCTCTCGCATAGACCCCATCGTCGCGCGCGTGGGACCTCGCATCGTGCTGGCGGGAGGCGCGTGCGACTTCGAGGACGATCCCCTGGCGGTGGAGGTATACGACATGGAGTCCCGCGCGTGGACGCGCTGCCAGTCGATGCCAGCCATTCTCAAGGACTCCTCCGCTTCCACGTGGCTCTCGACCGCCGTCGTCGGGGAGAGGATGTACGTGACGGAGAAAAACTCCGGCGTGACGTACTCGCTGGATTGCAACACGATGACGTGGAATGGCCCGTTGGAGGTGCGTCCGGATCGAAGTGTTTTCCACTGCGTGACCGGAGCGATAGGCGGTCGTTTAATGGTGGCGGGGATGGTGGGCGAGGCGGAGAAGGTAGAGGAGGTGAAGTTGTGGGAAGTGAAAGGGGAATTAGCGTTGGAAAGTGAATTAGGGTATTGGTGTGAGGAGTTAGCAGCGATGCCGAAGGAGTTGATGGTGAAGATTATGGGTACTGGTTCGATTGAGGTTAACTGGATTGGGAATTCTGTGTATTTTCAGAACCTATGGAAAGCGGAGGAAATTGTTGTGTGCGAGGTTGGGAATAATGGCGGAAGCTGCGAATGGGAAAGCGTGAGGAACGTAACGGTGAGTGATGTGAGTCGCATGCAGAGAACCGTGTTCTGTGGTGCCCATGTTGGGCTTCAAGATTTGAAGAAGGCAATTAATAAGAATTGTATGTTTGTGGAGAAAGTAGTTTAA
- the LOC137839059 gene encoding uncharacterized protein: MGEWVGTEWRWDLRWRRGRFEWESSLERDLNTLLSGVSLRKNVQDTQVWGKEVPGLFSVSSAYECLAKHGRGNQGEVYKLLWRVKAFPNVIVTAWRVLMGRLPTRVSLSWRGVVVNSMVCPLCQLQEETCQHLFMECKYAQKVWSLCFQWVDISFVQQHDLKLHFQSFHLFQVSNKQNRIWKGVWANVIRSLWDQRNMITFQQGVVDAEEVFQRAQLKSWLWMKHKARSFSYSFVDWVLNPNIYIRSC; the protein is encoded by the coding sequence ATGGGTGAATGGGTTGGCACGGAGTGGAGGTGGGACTTGAGGTGGAGGAGAGGTAGATTTGAATGGGAATCTTCTCTGGAGAGGGACCTTAATACGCTTCTATCAGGGGTCAGTTTGAGAAAAAATGTCCAGGACACCCAAGTATGGGGGAAGGAGGTACCGGGGTTGTTTTCAGTGAGCTCTGCCTACGAGTGTCTAGCTAAGCATGGTAGAGGGAACCAGGGAGAAGTGTATAAGCTCTTGTGGAGGGTAAAGGCTTTTCCAAATGTGATAGTGACAGCCTGGAGGGTACTGATGGGAAGACTTCCTACAAGAGTGAGTTTGAGCTGGAGAGGGGTAGTGGTGAACTCAATGGTGTGTCCCTTGTGCCAGTTACAGGAGGAGACTTGTCAACACCTTTTCATGGAGTGTAAATATGCCCAGAAGGTTTGGTCTCTATGCTTTCAGTGGGTAGATATTTCATTCGTACAGCAACATGATCTGAAGCTGCATTTCCAAAGTTTTCACTTGTTTCAAGTTAGTAATAAGCAGAATAGGATCTGGAAAGGGGTATGGGCAAATGTCATTAGAAGTTTATGGGACCAGAGGAATATGATTACCTTCCAGCAAGGGGTAGTAGATGCTGAGGAGGTTTTTCAGAGGGCTCAACTGAAGTCTTGGTTGTGGATGAAGCATAAAGCTCGCTCGTTCTCTTATTCCTTTGTAGATTGGGTTCTTAACCCAAATATCTACATCAGAAGCTGCTAA